The following are encoded together in the Deltaproteobacteria bacterium genome:
- a CDS encoding CBS domain-containing protein: MPLEKQVWDVIESNYKSVTPETPLKEACAILTGQGKGKPETLGLVVMRASGEYLGLLTVKDILRYVLFLHNRSRVESKGEDWLTHLRDQCADESLVTVNDVLVRYDLSVHANQKLLEVIQIMNEQDVELIPVSDVGKIIGVVRSIDVLAEITRLVK, from the coding sequence ATGCCATTAGAAAAACAAGTTTGGGATGTAATAGAATCGAATTATAAAAGTGTGACCCCCGAAACGCCCCTGAAAGAAGCCTGCGCCATTTTGACCGGTCAGGGCAAGGGAAAGCCGGAAACCTTAGGTTTGGTGGTTATGCGGGCTTCGGGCGAGTATCTGGGTCTTTTGACGGTTAAAGATATTTTAAGATATGTGCTTTTCCTTCATAACCGGTCCCGGGTGGAATCGAAAGGCGAAGATTGGCTTACCCATCTCCGTGATCAATGTGCGGATGAATCTTTAGTAACGGTCAACGATGTCCTGGTTCGCTATGATCTCTCCGTACACGCCAATCAAAAATTGCTTGAAGTGATACAAATTATGAACGAACAGGATGTGGAGCTGATACCGGTCTCGGACGTTGGGAAGATTATCGGAGTGGTTCGAAGTATAGATGTATTGGCCGAGATAACGCGTTT